The Amycolatopsis nigrescens CSC17Ta-90 genomic interval TCACCTCCACCGCGACCGGCGACGCGGTGAGCCCGGTGAAGCTGACCGTCACCGGCACGCACACCTGTTCGGAGGACCTGCGCATCTCGCTGCAGTCACCGTCGAACCGGTCCTACTCGGTGAAGGCGACCGGGTCCCTGCCGTGCACCGACCTTGGCACCCGGACCTACTCGGTGCCGGTCACCGGCGAGGCCGCGGGCGGGTCATGGACACTGGTGGTCTATGACGCCTACTCGCAGGACACCGGCACCCTCGATACCTGGAACATCACGGTATAGCGGAGGCGTCCCGTGCGGGAGCTGAGTTCGAGCCCCGCACGGGAGCCGGTCGGCGCCCGGCTGCGCAGGCTGCGCACCGAGCGCGAGCTGACCCAGCGGGCGCTGGCCGAGCCGCACTACACCGCCGCCTATGTGTCCTCTGTGGAGAGTGGCAGGCGGATGCCGTCGGGAGACGCGGTGGCGCATTTCGCCGACCGGCTCGGCCTCGATCCCAACGAGTTGCGCACGGGTCGTTCACCCCGGCAGGTGGTGTGGCTCGACCTCACGCTGGCCGAAGCCGCCCAGGGCGTGCTGGGCGGCGTCGAAGGCGCTGAGGACCGGTTGCGCGCGGTGCTCGCGGAGGCCGACCGGCTCGGCCAGGCGCGACAGTCCGGGCTGGCCAGGCTCTGGCTGGCCGGCCTCGCCACCGGCGACGACCGGGCGCGTTACGTCAAGGAAGCCGAATCCGCGCTGGCCGGGGACACCGCGCTGAACCGCGCGCTGGCCGTGCCGAGCCGGGCCGCGCTGCTGATCGAAGCCGGTGAGCCGCACTACGCGGTGCATCTGCTCCAAGCCTGTCACGACGAGTTGGTGCGCGACGGCTATCCCGACCCCGGCACGCTGCTCTCGCTGCGGGCGCACCTCGCCGACGGCCAGCTCCGGCTCGGCAACCTCGAACGCGCGGGCGAGTACGCGGCACTCGCGCTCGGCGTCGCCAGGCTCGACTCCACCGGTCTCACCGAACTCACCGGGCACTACCTGAGCCTGTGCCGCACCCAGCTGGCTGCCGGCGCGGTCGGCCAGGCCGCCGTTGCCGCCGCACAGGCCATCGACGCGCTGCACGAGCGGGCCCTGCGTCCGGCGCTGGCCCGCTGCCTCGAAGCCCGCGCCAGGGCACGGCGTCGCACCGGCGACCCGCGCGGCGCGCTCACCGACCTGCTCACCGCGCGGGACGTCGCCCCGGCGGACCGGGCCGTCACCGTGCAGCTGGCCGAGGTCAACCGCGAACTCGGCGCGCACCACGCGGCCGCGGACCTGCTCGCCGAAGCGCTGCGCGAGATCCCGGCCGACGACCCGCTGGCCGCCGCCGTCCGCTACGAACTCGGCGCCCTCGCGTCCGCGCGCGGCGAGTTCCCCAAGGCGGAGAAGCATTTGCGGGCCGCGATCGACCTGGCCGTCCAACTGGACGCCCGCGAAACCCTCGCCAACGCGCTCGAACTGGCCGGCGGACTGCTTCGTACGCAGGGACGTCTCGACGACGCGGCGGATCTTCTCCGCGACGGCCTCCTCTCCCTCGGCGCAGCTCCCCACTAAACCGCCCCCCGACAGGCAAATAGCCGACTTTTTGCCCCTCTCGCGTCGCCGCCATAAGGGCAAAAAGTCGGCTATTTGCCGGGCTAGGGGGTTAGGGGAGGAGGAAGGTGGTGAGGATGTTGGTGACGCGGGTGATGTCGGCGGCGGAGACGTGTTCCTGCTGGGTGTGCGCGAGGGTCGGGTCGCCGGGGCCGAAGTTGACCGCGGGCATGCCGAGTGCGGCGAACCTGGCCACGTCCGTCCAGCCGAGCTTGGCCGCGGCGGTGCCACCCGCGGCGGTGACGAGTTCGGCGGCGGCGGGTGCGGCGAGGCCGGGCAGGGCACCCGGCGAAAGGTCCACAACGGACAGTTCGAAGCCGTCGAACACCTCGCGCAGATGGGTTTCCGCCTGCTCCGGAGTGCGGTCGGGGGCGAAGCGGTGGTTCACCGCGAGCACTGCCTCATCGGGCACCACGTTGCCGGCCACGCCGCCGCCGATGCGCACCGCCTGCAGGCCCTCGCGGTAGGTCAGGCCGTCGATGTCGACCACCCGCGCCTGGTACTCCGCGAGCCTCCGCAGCGGTTCACCGAGCGCGTGGATGGCGTTCTCCCCCATCCACCCCCGCGCGGTGTGCGCGCGCTTCCCGTTCGTGCGCAGCTCCACCCGCATGGTGCCCT includes:
- a CDS encoding helix-turn-helix domain-containing protein, producing the protein MRELSSSPAREPVGARLRRLRTERELTQRALAEPHYTAAYVSSVESGRRMPSGDAVAHFADRLGLDPNELRTGRSPRQVVWLDLTLAEAAQGVLGGVEGAEDRLRAVLAEADRLGQARQSGLARLWLAGLATGDDRARYVKEAESALAGDTALNRALAVPSRAALLIEAGEPHYAVHLLQACHDELVRDGYPDPGTLLSLRAHLADGQLRLGNLERAGEYAALALGVARLDSTGLTELTGHYLSLCRTQLAAGAVGQAAVAAAQAIDALHERALRPALARCLEARARARRRTGDPRGALTDLLTARDVAPADRAVTVQLAEVNRELGAHHAAADLLAEALREIPADDPLAAAVRYELGALASARGEFPKAEKHLRAAIDLAVQLDARETLANALELAGGLLRTQGRLDDAADLLRDGLLSLGAAPH
- the dapE gene encoding succinyl-diaminopimelate desuccinylase, encoding MLALDLHVDPVDLTAALVDIESVSGAEAALAGAVQAALTAQAGHLEIVRNGDAVLARTNLGRPTRVVFAGHLDTVPVNANLPLRRTGAGPDEVLHGLGTVDMKGGDAVFLHLAATVLEPRHDLTFVFYDNEEVEAARNGLGRIERELPEWLAGDLAIVGEPSNAVIEAGCQGTMRVELRTNGKRAHTARGWMGENAIHALGEPLRRLAEYQARVVDIDGLTYREGLQAVRIGGGVAGNVVPDEAVLAVNHRFAPDRTPEQAETHLREVFDGFELSVVDLSPGALPGLAAPAAAELVTAAGGTAAAKLGWTDVARFAALGMPAVNFGPGDPTLAHTQQEHVSAADITRVTNILTTFLLP